ACAGTACGTAAGACAATCTCATTAATGTTTTTGTGAATAAATAATGGAGGATGATCTTATACATTATGCAATCAAGGGTATGGATAAAAATGTTATAcaactattatatatatatacagaggAAATTATGTTATTCTGGGCATCACTAAATGTACAATCATCAGCGTCGCAAAATGTTGACACAAACATTTCATGGAATTTCACTTTAGAATTAAATTCTTGTGTGATGTTCATGCGAACATCTCACAAGCGATCATGGAGTGTCTAACAAGAGGTGTTGAACatccattttttaaaaaaataatatcgaattctATTTTATTCTCTACCTCAACCATATCATATTTTGAAATATCACTAGTTTCCTCGTCATGTTAATCCTAAACAATGATGTGATATTAAATTAATGGAATTTTCATAGTCATATTTAGATATACCATatgtattatattaataaaatcaagATGATCGAAATAGATAAATTTGTTATGGTATTTTTTTATAagctaaaataatatttctctAATTAAAATTATTCCTTTTATTTAATAGaaatatcataaaaaatattttagtacaTTTTATCTAATCTACAActaaaatatcataatataatttattctataAGGATATTTGATTTTTTAGATGATCATATCAatcataatataaaaattatagttTTTTTGTATGAATTATAAATcttatcatatatttttttaaaaataaaaataatatggaaTAATGTTTTGAGAAAACCGTTTTACAACCATAATCATCGTAATCGTAATTGATAAAATAGTAtagattaaaaaaatatcaaggACGAAGGGTATTCTCATAaatattgtgaatatcggtaggattgacccatctcacagataaaaattcgtgagaccgctTCACAAGATACATACTCAAAAAaataggtatcttgtgagacggtctcacgaatctttatatgtgagatgtgtcaatcttaccgatattcacaataaaaagtaatgttcttagcataaaaagtaatattttttcatggatgacccaaataagatatccgtctcacaaatacgacccgtgagaccatcttaCACAAGTTTTGGTCTAAAAAAAATATGGGATTACCCGacttttataatataatataataattcaaGCACACATGTGGGCGCGCACAtacaatatatattatataaattttaatatttttagtattaaatttaaaactaaTATGATATATtactaattatatataatttttttgagaaaaaaaaaaattgaccgaGGTATAGAGAGAGTAGATAAATTTATGTTGTATTTGTGTATATAATAAGAATATTGATCAGATCCAAAAAAAGGGTAGAATATTGAGTTTAATATAAGCGTTATATCTCGTCGGAAAACCCAGTCCAGTTCCTATTGAGATCTGAATTTCTAACCAGAAATTGAAGTGAGAGTTGAAGAAAATTTGATCTTTGCCCTTCGCGCGTTACTGATTCAGATCCAGCAATCTCCGTGTCACCGAGAAATTCAAGCGATGTGCGACGCCGTTCGAACACTCTGCATCTTCATTATCTCCTTCTTGTTCCTTGTTTCCTCCACTTTTGGAAAGGTGAAGATGTCGGTTTATGAACTTTATCTGTTTTGCTGGTTGCATACGCGGTTATTTCAATTGTTCTTTAGGTTACAGGGTGTGTAGTTTTTTATTGCTTCTATAGTGATTTTGGTTGAATTTGATTGTTGGTGGCTTTCAAAGTTTTGTACAACTGGTAATGTCTATGGCGAGAAGAGGAACTTGATCTAGTATGTACGGGAGAAGAAAGTTCCCTCCTTTCCtcctttttcttcaatttttttgtCCTTTTTAGGGTAAAAAGATGTCTCTAGTCGTCGCCCTGACGTTCAACAGGTTTCTTTTGGTGTGCTTCGTATACATGCAGTTTTATGCTGGTTTTATTTCTGTGTTGATTCACGTTTAGCTGTATTGCCTTTTCTGTTGTGGATTTTGATTTTATGTATAAACACATACGTGTGTATATGATGTCCGATTTGATCATAAAGTCTATGTCTTGTTGATGAGTTTCGTTTTGAGGAAATCTAATTTCTCAATTGAGTGATGTAGACAGAATGATTACGTTATGCATTTTTGAATCTTTACATCTCAAAATATGCAGTATCAAGCTGGTGATCCAGTCACTCTATGGGTAAACAAGGTTGGCCCATTTAACAATCCCCAGGAAACCTACAATTATTACAGCCTCCCATTTTGCGGGTCATCTGAAAATGCTGCTCACAAGTGGGGTGGTCTTGGCGAGGTTCTTGGTGGGAATGAACTTATAGATAGCCAAATTGATATAAAGTTTAAGAGTAATATTCTttaactgaattttttttagttGCGATCTTTCATCTCCCAGAACCATGGCCATTTCATTCTACAATATCTTTTTGCAGAAGATGTTGATAAGACTACAATTTGTGAGATTGAACTGGACGCAGTTAAGGTTAAACAGTTCAGGGATGCTGTAGAGAATTTATACTGGTTTGAATTTTTTATGGGTACGTGTCCCATGATTGTAGAGTCCGTACATGAGATGATACATACAACATTGGTGTGGCTAGGAAATTTTTCTACTCCTTTTAATTTTCAGTTCTCgaaatgttttttattatttcgcCCTCTTGCTCTTTCTTTCTAACCCCTGTTGTTTCTGTGTGTGCGCATGGCTCTTTGGCGATAAGATGATTTGCCATTGTGGGGTACGTTTATATATCTTCATAAGTGTAGTAGGTTGGTTATGTTATACTGTGATTAAACTTTACTTCATTTGTGAAGGTTTTATCGGCGAGGTGCTTCCTGATAGAACTCGCGATACAAAGCATGTGCTATTTACTCATaagaatctcatcatcaaatataATGAAAACCAGGTGGATTCAATGAGATGTTTTGTCTGTTTTACACAGTAATTATTTTATGTTCCAGGTGCAAGTACATTTTCTATCTGAAATTGAATATTTGTGCTTGCAGATCATTCACGTCAATCTCACTCAAGAAGTTCCTAAACCACTTGAAGAGGGAAGAGTGTTAGATATGTCTTACTCTGTTAAATGGGTTTCAACCAATATAACGTTTGCACGCCGCTTTGACATTTATCTAGACTATCCCTTTTTTGAGCATCaggtgtttaattatttattgaaaTATATGCTTTTGTCAGTGATTTCGTCTATTCTGGTAATATTGTATTACACAATGTCTAATCACCTTTCCTTAAAGATACCATTGAACACGGGGAGCATATACTAGCTATTCAGTGATCCTATAGTTTATGTTATTCCTCCTAGTCAGCTTATCCAGTAATCATCATTTTGCAGATCCACTGGTTCTCtgtttttaattctttcatgaTGGTGATTTTCCTTACTGGTCTGGTTTCAATGATATTGATGCGCACCCTTCGCAATGATTATGCTAAATATGCTCGGGAAGATGATGATCTTGAGACGCTGGTAGTTATTTCTGAACCCTTTTTTTGTCTGCATAAAGTatactgaaatactgaaatttGTTGCACCATAAAGTAAATTCCTTTAAATTCTTACTCATCTTGTGTAGGAGCGGGATGTGAGTGAGGAGTCAGGGTGGAAACTTGTCCATGGTGATGTATTTCGGCCTCCACAAAATTTGGCTCTTCTCTCAGCTGTTGTTGGCACTGGTGCTCAATTAGCAACACTTGTACTTCTTGTCATCATTTTGGCAATCATCGGGATGTTATATATAGGGTACGTCAAATGCATATATTGAAATTTTAGATCTCGTAcctattttaatttataaaatgaatTAAGGGGTAGATCTAGCTTGTTTCGGTCGGTATCATGTTCAACAACGACCTGAGGTTGGAAACTTTAAGATCATATGACAAAAACAATAGTTGATATGACATCCAAACAATTTATTGGGGTGTAACTTTTTAGTTGGATCTAATTCTTTGTCGACAGATTAAAAATATTGGGTCCATTCTTGTTTCTATGAGTTTGTTATAGTTTAGGTGGTCTGTCAATTTCTTCTGTCAGGGCCTCCGATCTCCTAACCTTTTCCAGAAAGAAGGAAAACATTGAATAAAGAAAtggtaaatttaaattttagccGTCCAATAGAAATCATGTACGACATCTATATTGTCAGTGATGTTATTATCCTTTATTTTGTCTACAGTAGGCAGTAAATAGTTGATTTCACTCTGTATGACTTTGCATCAACGTGCACCCCTGAATTTTACAACATTTTTTTCTCTAACTAGATGATTTATAGTAATTTACATTGTTATAGATTTCAATTTTCAACTCCCTCGATGATTGCCTCGTAGTTCCTGTTTCTTGAACATTTTTTACGTTTTCCCACGTTTTTTAGTCGGTAGTTTTTCCTTTTTTGATTACATACATGAAATTCATCTTCCTTTGTTTAGCACTAACTATCATGGTGTCAGTTGCTCCAAGATATTAGAACATTTTCTATTTGTTTGTTATACTCATCTGACTTGTTTCAAGTGATATAACGTACTTTCTATTTGTTTGTTATACTCATCTGACTTGTTTCAAGTGATATAATGTGCTGTTGTCTTGTATATCAGGAGAGGAGCAATTGTCACGACCTTTATCATCTGTTATGCATTCACCTCATTCATTGCTGGTTATGTGAGTGGTGGCATGTATTCTCGAAATGGGGGTATGTTTCTTTTTTACTGCCATCTATggtgtttaaatttttattgtaGCTTAAAATTTCCCTCACTTATAAACTGTCACACCTCTTTAACTTGTTATAAAACTAAATGATTGTTCAGGTAAAAAATGGATAAAGTCAATGATCCTCACGGCATCACTGTTTCCTTTCATGTGCTTTGGTATTGCGTTTGTCTTGAACACTATTGCTATATTTTATGGATCGCTAGCTGCTATACCCTTTGGTACCATTGTGGTTGTTTTCATCATTTGGGGTTTTATTTCTTTCCCATTGGCACTTCTTGGTACTGTTGTTGGAAGAAACTGGAGCGGTACTCCAAATAATCCTTGCCGAGTTAAGACAATTCCCCGTCCAATTCCTGAGAAGAAATGGTATCTCACACCATCAGTGATCTCTCTCATGGGTGGTCTGCTTCCATTTGGAAGCATTTTCATTGAAATGTATTTTGTCTTCACTTCCTTCTGGAATTACAAGgtaatttttgtttctttttcatCGAAGCATCTGCAGAAATGATTTAAGAATCAGGC
This Primulina tabacum isolate GXHZ01 unplaced genomic scaffold, ASM2559414v2 Contig104, whole genome shotgun sequence DNA region includes the following protein-coding sequences:
- the LOC142534039 gene encoding transmembrane 9 superfamily member 1-like, whose protein sequence is MCDAVRTLCIFIISFLFLVSSTFGKYQAGDPVTLWVNKVGPFNNPQETYNYYSLPFCGSSENAAHKWGGLGEVLGGNELIDSQIDIKFKKDVDKTTICEIELDAVKVKQFRDAVENLYWFEFFMDDLPLWGFIGEVLPDRTRDTKHVLFTHKNLIIKYNENQIIHVNLTQEVPKPLEEGRVLDMSYSVKWVSTNITFARRFDIYLDYPFFEHQIHWFSVFNSFMMVIFLTGLVSMILMRTLRNDYAKYAREDDDLETLERDVSEESGWKLVHGDVFRPPQNLALLSAVVGTGAQLATLVLLVIILAIIGMLYIGRGAIVTTFIICYAFTSFIAGYVSGGMYSRNGGKKWIKSMILTASLFPFMCFGIAFVLNTIAIFYGSLAAIPFGTIVVVFIIWGFISFPLALLGTVVGRNWSGTPNNPCRVKTIPRPIPEKKWYLTPSVISLMGGLLPFGSIFIEMYFVFTSFWNYKVYYVYGFMLLVFVILIIVTICVTIVGTYFLLNAENYHWQWTSFFSAASTALYVYLYSVYYYHVKTKMSGFFQTSFYFGYTLMFCLGLGILCGAVGYLGSRLFVRRIYRNIKCD